From the genome of Rhizobium sp. NXC24, one region includes:
- a CDS encoding L,D-transpeptidase, which yields MKVYAVIAVLTLTPSFGGAAAQALGPETINTASLTSVAPKHTAKASKEPDPAIIRLQVLLDRAGSSPGVIDGFYGKNVSHAIAGFEAMNHLPIDGKLDPDVIARLETDASITQSYLVTPEDATGLVDHIPDDYGEKAKMESMGYTSVAERLSERFHMDIDLLNKLNPGSDFAPGKTVLVMAPGSPREGRVKRIEINKKTSQVLAYDQSGALLAVYPATIGSQDNPSPSGTHKVKGVARMPVYRYNPKLNFKQGRNTKILTIPKGPNGPVGSVWIDLDKPTYGIHGTPDPGFIDKGQSHGCVRLTNWDAEELAGMVKPGVVVHFAN from the coding sequence ATGAAAGTCTATGCTGTGATCGCCGTTCTCACGCTCACGCCTTCATTCGGCGGCGCAGCCGCGCAAGCCCTCGGTCCTGAAACGATCAACACAGCGTCCCTTACCTCTGTCGCGCCAAAGCATACCGCCAAGGCGTCCAAGGAGCCGGATCCCGCGATCATCCGCCTCCAGGTGCTGCTCGACCGAGCGGGGTCGTCTCCCGGCGTGATCGACGGCTTCTATGGAAAGAATGTCAGCCACGCCATAGCGGGCTTCGAGGCGATGAACCATCTTCCCATCGACGGAAAGCTTGATCCCGACGTGATCGCACGTCTTGAGACCGACGCATCGATCACCCAAAGTTATCTCGTCACGCCAGAGGATGCCACTGGACTTGTCGACCACATTCCCGATGACTACGGTGAAAAAGCGAAGATGGAGAGCATGGGGTATACCAGCGTGGCGGAGCGGCTGTCGGAGCGGTTCCATATGGATATCGACCTGCTGAACAAGCTCAATCCGGGCTCGGACTTTGCTCCTGGCAAGACGGTTTTGGTCATGGCGCCGGGTTCGCCAAGGGAAGGCCGCGTCAAGCGCATCGAGATCAACAAAAAGACCAGCCAAGTCCTGGCCTATGATCAAAGCGGCGCGCTGCTTGCGGTCTATCCAGCGACCATCGGCAGCCAGGATAATCCTTCGCCGTCAGGGACCCATAAGGTAAAGGGCGTCGCAAGGATGCCGGTCTATCGGTACAATCCGAAACTCAACTTCAAGCAGGGCAGGAATACGAAGATTCTGACCATACCCAAGGGCCCGAATGGGCCGGTCGGCAGCGTATGGATCGATCTCGACAAGCCCACATACGGAATTCATGGAACGCCCGATCCGGGGTTCATCGACAAGGGGCAGTCGCACGGATGCGTGCGCCTTACCAACTGGGACGCCGAGGAACTGGCCGGCATGGTCAAGCCCGGCGTCGTCGTCCACTTCGCCAATTGA
- a CDS encoding cystathionine gamma-synthase family protein → MTAPHPSKTRVGNQILHPETLMLNYGYDPELSEGAVKPPVFLTSTFVFQSAEDGRDFFDYVSGRKVPPEGKGAGLVYSRFNHPNSEIVEDRLAVYEGTESGAVFSSGMSAISTTLLTFVRPGDAILHSQPLYGGTETLLAKTFFNLGVSAVGFADGVEEASIRAAAEQAMAKGRVSIILIETPANPTNSLVDIAMIRRIADAIGEKQGHRPIVVCDNTLLGPVFQRPIEHGADLSLYSLTKYVGGHSDLIAGAVLGRKAIIAQVKALRGSIGTQLDPHSCWMLGRSLETLQIRMERANSNAMAVADFLRNHAKVEQIHYLAYADAGSASGRTFAAQCSGAGSTFSFDIKGGQPASFRFLNALQVFKLAVSLGGTESLASHPATMTHSGVPADVRQRIGVLESTIRLSIGIEHPDDLIADLGQALDEA, encoded by the coding sequence ATGACTGCGCCGCACCCGTCGAAAACCCGTGTCGGAAACCAGATTCTGCATCCGGAAACCCTGATGCTCAACTACGGCTATGATCCCGAACTCTCCGAGGGGGCCGTGAAGCCGCCTGTCTTCCTGACATCGACCTTCGTTTTCCAGTCCGCCGAGGACGGCCGCGACTTCTTCGACTATGTCTCAGGTCGGAAGGTGCCGCCGGAGGGAAAGGGCGCAGGCCTCGTCTACTCGCGCTTCAATCATCCCAATAGCGAGATCGTCGAGGATCGTCTCGCGGTTTATGAAGGCACGGAAAGCGGCGCGGTGTTCTCTTCCGGCATGTCGGCTATCTCCACCACTCTGCTTACATTCGTCCGGCCGGGTGACGCCATTCTCCATTCGCAGCCTCTCTACGGCGGTACGGAAACCTTGCTCGCCAAGACGTTTTTCAACCTTGGCGTCTCAGCCGTCGGATTCGCTGACGGCGTCGAGGAAGCTTCCATCAGGGCTGCCGCGGAGCAAGCGATGGCCAAGGGACGCGTTTCCATCATTCTGATCGAGACGCCGGCCAATCCGACCAACAGCCTCGTCGATATCGCAATGATCCGACGTATCGCGGACGCGATCGGTGAGAAGCAGGGGCACAGACCGATCGTCGTGTGCGACAACACGCTTCTCGGGCCGGTCTTCCAGCGTCCGATCGAACATGGTGCGGACCTCTCGCTTTACTCTCTGACGAAATATGTCGGAGGCCATTCCGACCTCATCGCGGGCGCCGTACTCGGCAGGAAAGCGATCATCGCCCAAGTAAAGGCGCTCAGGGGTTCGATCGGCACCCAGCTCGATCCCCATTCATGCTGGATGCTGGGGCGATCTTTGGAGACGCTGCAGATCCGCATGGAACGCGCAAATAGCAATGCAATGGCCGTGGCGGACTTCCTGCGGAACCATGCAAAGGTCGAGCAGATTCACTACTTGGCCTATGCCGATGCGGGCTCAGCCTCAGGCCGAACGTTCGCAGCCCAGTGCAGCGGCGCCGGCTCGACGTTCTCCTTCGATATCAAGGGCGGTCAGCCTGCCTCGTTCCGGTTTCTGAACGCGTTGCAGGTCTTCAAACTCGCGGTCAGCCTCGGCGGAACGGAATCACTGGCTTCCCATCCTGCGACGATGACGCATTCGGGCGTGCCGGCCGACGTGCGCCAACGCATCGGCGTATTGGAATCGACCATCCGCCTTTCGATCGGCATCGAGCATCCCGACGATCTCATCGCCGATCTGGGCCAGGCACTCGATGAAGCATAG
- a CDS encoding zinc-dependent alcohol dehydrogenase family protein yields MKAVRLESIASMTMRSVEKPSARPDELLVRVLAAGICGSDRHMYKGEYPTAIPVTMGHEFCGIVEAVGDDVAGFIGDELVTVDPNIACGRCHACARGRVNLCESLTAIGVTRDGGFAEYVAVPYRQAFTLPADLNPVHGAFCEPLACCLHAIDKAEIRAGESVAILGGGVIGLLMVQLARLAGASQVILITRQLSRRQTALQLGATHAFDPTASDAVAAVRDVTHGGADVVIECAGVPETLQTGLQMARRGGNFVLFGVTPRGVEVPVPPFDLLVNEVDIRPAYLNPFTHSRAAALVASGALELDMLVTKSIGLEEVAEVVGSAPLPGEIKVIVRP; encoded by the coding sequence ATGAAGGCTGTCCGCTTGGAGTCGATCGCGTCCATGACGATGCGCAGCGTCGAGAAACCGTCTGCCCGGCCGGATGAATTGCTCGTTCGTGTCCTTGCCGCCGGCATTTGCGGCTCTGATCGCCACATGTATAAGGGCGAGTATCCGACAGCTATTCCGGTCACGATGGGCCATGAATTCTGCGGCATCGTGGAAGCGGTGGGCGATGATGTCGCGGGCTTTATCGGCGACGAGCTCGTGACGGTGGACCCGAATATCGCCTGCGGCCGTTGTCATGCCTGCGCGCGCGGGCGGGTGAACTTGTGCGAGAGTTTGACGGCGATCGGAGTAACGCGAGATGGTGGTTTTGCCGAATATGTGGCGGTGCCGTATCGTCAGGCATTCACGCTGCCTGCCGATCTCAATCCCGTGCATGGTGCTTTCTGCGAGCCGCTTGCCTGCTGCCTTCATGCTATCGACAAGGCCGAGATCCGTGCGGGCGAGAGCGTCGCTATCTTGGGCGGAGGCGTGATCGGTCTGCTCATGGTGCAATTGGCCCGCTTGGCTGGAGCAAGCCAGGTGATTTTGATCACGCGGCAGCTCTCGAGACGGCAGACTGCGCTGCAATTGGGCGCGACGCATGCGTTCGACCCGACAGCTTCGGACGCGGTCGCCGCCGTTCGAGACGTCACCCATGGCGGCGCGGATGTCGTCATCGAGTGCGCAGGCGTTCCCGAGACCTTGCAGACAGGCCTGCAAATGGCACGGCGCGGCGGTAACTTCGTGCTTTTCGGGGTAACGCCTAGAGGGGTCGAGGTGCCCGTCCCGCCGTTCGATCTGCTCGTCAATGAAGTCGACATAAGGCCGGCCTATCTCAATCCGTTCACCCATTCGCGGGCTGCGGCATTGGTCGCGAGCGGGGCGTTGGAGCTGGATATGCTGGTGACCAAGAGCATCGGTCTCGAAGAGGTCGCGGAGGTGGTGGGCAGCGCGCCATTGCCGGGCGAGATCAAAGTCATCGTCCGACCCTAG
- a CDS encoding MBL fold metallo-hydrolase has translation MTDRKISAKLLAVAALVFASQGLAFAQMPQQQPDAKAFKLGKLDIVALHDAQFVQPNDGKIFGLDHSPTEVADLLKAAGAPTDTVTLSVDALLVKSDKHLILIDTGVGGALQGSLAKAGYHADAVDEILITHSHPDHVGGLVQDGKLAFPKATIRMSEAEWSYAKANEKLADVVKVIADHVKTFKPGGEVLPGIASVAMSGHTPGHVGYQITSGKERLFDIGDTVHSSIISLAKPTWTISFDGDKPEAEQNRVKTLNTLAKSHERIFAPHFPFPGVGYIAAEGDHFKWTADDKSE, from the coding sequence ATGACGGATCGCAAAATTTCAGCAAAATTGCTGGCAGTAGCTGCTCTGGTGTTCGCGAGCCAAGGACTTGCCTTCGCGCAGATGCCGCAACAACAACCCGATGCGAAAGCCTTCAAATTGGGCAAGCTCGACATTGTCGCCCTGCACGACGCCCAGTTTGTCCAACCGAATGACGGCAAGATATTTGGTCTCGACCATAGCCCAACGGAGGTCGCGGATTTGCTGAAAGCGGCGGGTGCACCGACCGATACGGTCACGCTTAGCGTCGACGCCCTGCTGGTCAAATCGGACAAGCACCTTATCCTGATCGATACCGGTGTTGGAGGCGCACTTCAGGGCAGCCTGGCAAAAGCCGGTTATCACGCCGATGCAGTCGACGAAATCCTGATTACCCATTCTCATCCGGATCACGTTGGCGGACTGGTTCAGGATGGAAAGCTTGCTTTTCCAAAGGCCACCATCCGCATGTCGGAAGCGGAGTGGTCCTATGCCAAGGCAAATGAAAAGCTGGCCGACGTGGTTAAGGTCATCGCGGACCATGTGAAGACGTTCAAACCTGGCGGTGAGGTTCTCCCCGGTATCGCATCCGTGGCCATGAGCGGTCACACTCCGGGCCATGTCGGCTACCAGATCACCTCGGGAAAGGAGAGGCTGTTCGATATTGGCGACACCGTTCACAGCTCCATCATTTCGCTCGCCAAGCCAACTTGGACGATTTCGTTCGACGGTGACAAGCCGGAAGCGGAGCAGAACCGTGTGAAAACGCTGAACACGCTCGCCAAGAGCCACGAGAGGATTTTCGCGCCGCATTTTCCGTTCCCTGGCGTGGGTTATATCGCGGCGGAAGGCGACCATTTCAAATGGACTGCGGATGACAAGTCCGAATAG
- a CDS encoding ABC transporter ATP-binding protein: MSISDAIYRPFEKLIRPLDIPYRPLPSKGPVAVLLHFISMFRGVLIGLALASIAVEAINLTIVWGLSVIVDGVTHMGAVAFLHGEWPLLTVLGLLIFPGMPVASFLLNTLNSHTLNVAMPAAIQWQGHKAVERQDLAFFHDLFAGQVASRLSQVASAVQQQIIAAFQTVPRFLFQMVGSTILLSALSWQLALPVLIWIALNVVFAVRLVPTFAERSRRSAKQRSLVSGAITDLYSNMQMIKQFAAEDSEAGAIRRILQKAVWTQHKEQRIYRTAELTVVALNMALWLAMISIGFSGLVNGFLTVGQFVAAVYILQRLSGHTFTFLQMGQQIFQAIGTIKDAMPVMTTPPTIIDRPDATELNVSRGEIRFEDVRFAYKSGKQVINELSLTVRAGEKVGLVGLSGAGKTTLVSLLLRFYDIADGTILIDGQDTRMVTQASLRRNIGVIAQDVALLHRSVGDNIRYGRPEATQDEIEHVATMASADAFIADLADGEGRKGYDAFVGDRGIKLSGGQRQRVAIARVLLKDAPILVLDEATSALDSESEAAIQEKLNLVMEGKTVIAIAHRLSTIARMDRIVVLDQGSIIEEGRPDELVAQDGLFARLWKRQTGGFIPDDIN, encoded by the coding sequence ATGTCGATTTCAGATGCGATCTACCGTCCCTTCGAAAAACTGATCCGGCCGCTCGACATCCCCTACCGGCCTCTGCCCTCCAAAGGGCCTGTGGCCGTGCTTCTGCATTTCATCTCGATGTTCCGCGGGGTTCTGATCGGCCTGGCGCTCGCCTCCATAGCGGTCGAGGCTATCAACCTGACGATTGTCTGGGGGCTTTCGGTCATCGTTGACGGTGTGACGCATATGGGCGCTGTCGCGTTTCTGCACGGCGAATGGCCACTGCTTACCGTCCTCGGCCTGCTCATCTTTCCGGGCATGCCTGTCGCTTCCTTCCTTTTGAACACGCTTAACTCGCATACGCTCAATGTCGCCATGCCTGCCGCCATTCAATGGCAGGGTCACAAGGCGGTGGAGCGGCAGGATCTTGCCTTTTTTCACGACCTTTTTGCCGGCCAGGTCGCCTCGCGACTGTCGCAGGTGGCGTCGGCGGTCCAGCAGCAGATCATTGCCGCCTTCCAAACGGTGCCGCGCTTCCTTTTTCAAATGGTCGGCTCGACGATCTTGCTGAGTGCCCTGTCCTGGCAGCTCGCGCTACCGGTCCTCATATGGATTGCACTGAACGTTGTGTTCGCTGTCAGACTGGTGCCAACCTTTGCGGAACGCTCGCGTCGATCGGCCAAGCAGCGTAGCCTCGTCTCCGGCGCCATCACCGATCTCTACAGCAACATGCAGATGATCAAACAGTTCGCGGCCGAAGACAGTGAGGCTGGCGCCATCCGCCGCATCCTTCAAAAGGCCGTCTGGACGCAACACAAGGAACAACGCATCTACCGAACAGCGGAACTCACCGTTGTGGCACTCAACATGGCCCTCTGGTTGGCCATGATTTCGATCGGTTTTTCCGGCCTCGTCAACGGCTTTCTAACGGTCGGGCAGTTCGTCGCGGCGGTCTACATCCTCCAACGGCTGTCCGGGCATACCTTCACCTTTTTGCAGATGGGCCAGCAGATCTTCCAGGCGATAGGCACCATCAAGGACGCCATGCCGGTGATGACGACGCCGCCGACCATAATTGATCGACCAGACGCTACCGAGCTGAACGTCAGCCGCGGGGAAATCCGTTTCGAAGACGTTCGCTTCGCGTATAAGTCCGGCAAGCAAGTGATCAATGAGCTGTCGCTGACGGTCCGGGCCGGCGAGAAGGTTGGCCTGGTCGGCCTTTCCGGAGCCGGCAAGACGACGCTCGTAAGTCTACTATTGCGCTTCTACGACATCGCGGACGGTACGATCCTGATCGACGGACAGGACACCCGCATGGTGACGCAGGCAAGCCTTCGCCGCAACATCGGGGTCATCGCGCAGGACGTCGCGCTGCTGCACCGTTCGGTCGGCGACAATATCCGTTACGGCCGGCCGGAGGCGACGCAGGACGAGATTGAACACGTCGCAACGATGGCAAGTGCCGATGCCTTCATTGCCGATCTCGCCGACGGCGAAGGCCGCAAGGGTTACGATGCCTTCGTCGGCGACCGCGGCATCAAGCTTTCCGGCGGCCAGCGCCAGCGTGTCGCCATCGCGCGCGTTCTGCTGAAGGACGCGCCGATCCTGGTGCTGGATGAGGCTACCTCCGCCCTCGATAGCGAATCCGAAGCCGCCATCCAGGAAAAGCTCAACCTGGTGATGGAGGGAAAGACGGTGATCGCCATCGCACACCGCCTCTCAACCATTGCCAGGATGGATCGCATCGTCGTGCTCGATCAGGGAAGCATCATAGAAGAAGGCAGGCCGGACGAACTGGTCGCACAGGACGGGCTGTTTGCCCGTTTGTGGAAACGCCAGACCGGCGGCTTTATTCCTGACGACATCAATTGA
- a CDS encoding LacI family DNA-binding transcriptional regulator yields the protein MTTSIRHIAKLAGTSVSSVSRVLNNSGYASPELRERVEAAIRALNYTPSKGARMLRGAPSRMIGLMLPSIDVPFFGILAHTIEQELFQRGYQTLICSTAENMDHEARYMSMLLAQRVDGVIVASAFGSIEHFEILRDAHIPIVAIDRELSGIADDAIMADHEEGGRLMARHLIDLGHRSIGIVGAPAHSQPVQLRLRGISEEMAKHGIAPAAVTMAEEHSFAATYPLARDLLTAHPEITAIIGTTDISAIAAIHAVLDRGCSVPGDYSVIGFDDLPEAAYIFPRLTTVAQPIRDVGQRAAQRLETLIAEHHAGHEPRAGAVVKVPVTLIHRDSTGPVRS from the coding sequence GTGACGACCAGCATAAGACATATCGCCAAACTCGCCGGAACATCGGTCTCGTCAGTATCGCGCGTACTCAACAATAGCGGTTATGCCTCGCCCGAGCTCAGGGAGCGTGTGGAGGCGGCCATTCGCGCGCTGAACTATACGCCGAGCAAGGGCGCGCGCATGCTGCGGGGAGCGCCGAGCCGGATGATCGGGCTGATGCTGCCGTCGATCGACGTGCCGTTCTTCGGCATCCTGGCCCATACGATCGAACAGGAATTATTCCAGCGCGGCTACCAGACGCTGATCTGCAGCACAGCGGAGAACATGGATCACGAGGCGCGCTACATGTCCATGCTGCTTGCCCAGCGCGTCGATGGCGTCATCGTAGCAAGTGCCTTTGGCAGCATCGAGCACTTCGAGATCCTGCGGGATGCCCATATTCCGATCGTCGCTATCGATCGCGAGCTGAGCGGCATCGCCGACGACGCAATCATGGCCGATCATGAGGAAGGCGGCCGCCTGATGGCGCGTCACCTGATCGACCTCGGCCACCGGTCGATCGGCATCGTCGGCGCGCCGGCCCATAGCCAGCCAGTTCAGCTTCGCCTCCGGGGTATTTCGGAGGAAATGGCGAAACACGGGATCGCGCCGGCCGCCGTGACGATGGCCGAGGAACACAGCTTCGCGGCAACTTACCCACTGGCGCGGGATCTGCTGACGGCGCACCCGGAGATCACGGCGATCATCGGCACGACCGATATTTCGGCGATTGCGGCAATCCACGCCGTTCTGGATCGTGGTTGTTCCGTGCCAGGCGATTATTCGGTAATCGGTTTCGACGACCTGCCTGAGGCAGCCTACATCTTTCCCCGCCTGACGACGGTCGCACAGCCGATCCGCGATGTCGGGCAGCGGGCGGCACAGCGCCTGGAAACGCTCATCGCGGAACACCATGCCGGGCATGAGCCACGAGCGGGCGCTGTCGTGAAAGTGCCGGTTACCCTGATCCACAGGGATTCCACCGGCCCCGTCCGCAGCTAA
- a CDS encoding VOC family protein, producing MATAKNTICLWYDKDAEAAARFYAETFPDSSVGAIIRAPGNYPEGKQGDVLVVEFTVAGVPCIGLNGGSTFKHNEAFSFQIATDDQEETDRYWNAIVGNGGQESECGWCKDKWGVSWQITPRVLMEALVKGGDEAKRAFDAMMTMKKIDVAAIEAARRG from the coding sequence ATGGCAACGGCAAAGAACACGATCTGCCTTTGGTACGACAAAGACGCGGAGGCTGCCGCCCGCTTCTATGCTGAGACTTTTCCCGACAGTTCAGTAGGTGCCATCATTCGTGCCCCTGGGAACTATCCGGAGGGTAAGCAGGGAGACGTCCTGGTGGTTGAATTCACCGTTGCGGGTGTCCCTTGCATCGGCCTGAACGGCGGCTCCACGTTCAAACACAATGAAGCCTTCTCATTTCAGATCGCAACGGACGATCAGGAAGAAACCGACCGCTACTGGAACGCCATCGTCGGCAATGGCGGCCAGGAAAGTGAGTGTGGCTGGTGCAAAGACAAGTGGGGAGTGTCCTGGCAGATCACGCCCCGCGTCTTGATGGAAGCGCTCGTAAAGGGCGGTGATGAAGCAAAGCGTGCTTTCGATGCGATGATGACCATGAAGAAGATCGACGTCGCAGCGATCGAGGCGGCGCGGCGCGGCTGA